A genomic region of Glycine max cultivar Williams 82 chromosome 15, Glycine_max_v4.0, whole genome shotgun sequence contains the following coding sequences:
- the LOC100783037 gene encoding vicianin hydrolase yields the protein MKAISPSFLCLIILVTLLAGSIESAPANVKPSHYAAPFNRSVFPSGFLFGIGSAAYQIEGAAAIDGRGPSIWDTYTKQQPGKIWDHSDGSLAIDFYHRYKSDIKMVKEVGLDSYRFSISWSRIFPKGKGAVNTLGVKFYNDLINEIIANGLKPFVTLFHWDLPQALEDEYGGFLKPEIVEDFRNYADFCFKTFGDRVKHWVTLNEPYGYSVNGYSGGNFAPGRCSNYVGKCPAGDSSTEPYIVNHHLILAHGAAVNCYKNKYQAHQKGQIGVTIVTFFFEPKSNSDADRKAARRALDFMFGWFANPITFGDYPESMRSLVGSRLPTFTKAQSESLKGSYDFLGINYYTSNFVEYAPPTTTNKTYFTDMLAKLSSTRNGVPIGTPTPLSWLFIYPEGIYKLMTYIRDNYNNPPVYITENGVAESKNDSLAINEARKDGIRIRYHDGHLKSLLHAIKDRVNVKGYYIWSFSDSFEWDAGYTARFGIIYVDYKNNLSRYPKSSAFWLKKFLLK from the exons ATGAAAGCAATAAGTCCCTCCTTCCTCTGCCTTATAATTCTTGTGACCCTTTTGGCTGGTAGCATTGAAAGTGCACCAGCAAACGTGAAGCCAAGCCATTATGCTGCACCCTTCAATAGGAGTGTTTTTCCTTCTGGTTTTCTATTTGGAATAGGCTCTGCAGCTTACCAG ATAGAAGGAGCAGCAGCTATAGATGGCAGAGGACCAAGTATATGGGACACCTATACTAAACAGCAACCAG GGAAGATTTGGGATCATAGTGATGGAAGTCTAGCAATTGATTTTTATCACCGGTACAAG AGCGACATAAAGATGGTGAAAGAAGTTGGGTTGGATTCATACAGATTTTCCATCTCATGGTCCAGAATATTCCCCA AGGGCAAGGGAGCAGTTAACACCTTGGGGGTCAAGTTCTACAACGATCTCATTAATGAGATTATAGCAAATG GCTTAAAGCCATTTGTCACGCTGTTTCATTGGGACCTCCCACAAGCTCTTGAAGATGAATATGGGGGATTTCTCAAACCTGAAATAGT ggagGACTTCCGTAACTATGCTGACTTTTGCTTCAAGACATTTGGTGATCGGGTGAAGCACTGGGTAACCCTAAATGAACCATATGGCTACAGCGTGAATGGCTACAGTGGTGGAAATTTTGCACCAGGTAGATGTTCTAACTACGTTGGAAAATGCCCTGCTGGTGATTCTTCCACCGAGCCCTACATTGTTAACCACCACTTAATACTTGCTCATGGAGCAGCAGTCAATTGCTACAAGAACAAATACCAG gctcaTCAGAAAGGACAAATTGGAGTCACCATAGTGACTTTCTTCTTTGAACCAAAATCTAATAGTGATGCTGATCGCAAGGCAGCAAGGCGAGCTCTGGACTTTATGTTTGGCTG gtTTGCTAATCCCATTACATTTGGTGACTATCCTGAGAGTATGAGATCTTTAGTTGGTTCTAGACTCCCCACATTCACCAAAGCTCAATCTGAAAGTCTCAAAGGTTCATATGATTTTCTTGGTATAAATTATTACACCTCAAATTTCGTGGAATATGCTCCACCAACCACCACTAACAAGACCTATTTCACTGATATGCTAGCCAAACTTTCTT CGACCAGGAATGGTGTACCCATTGGCACACCG ACTCCTCTGAGCTGGCTCTTTATCTATCCGGAGGGAATTTATAAGCTCATGACATACATAAGGGACAACTACAATAATCCACCAGTGTACATTACCGAAAATg GCGTTGCGGAATCAAAGAATGACTCACTTGCAATCAATGAAGCCCGAAAGGATGGTATTCGAATTAGATACCATGATGGCCATCTCAAATCCCTGCTTCATGCGATCAA AGATAGAGTTAATGTGAAGGGCTACTATATATGGTCATTTTCAGATAGCTTTGAATGGGATGCTGGTTACACAGCTCGATTTGGCATCATATATGTGGATTACAAGAACAATTTGAGTAGATACCCTAAGTCCTCTGCGTTTTGGCTGAAAAAATTCCTTCTCAAGTGA
- the LOC100784279 gene encoding serine/threonine/tyrosine-protein kinase HT1 gives MGKLSIKLHDKCKNRKESSSWPLTKCFQHGSGRDDAIGITQEWGIDFSNLFIGHKFSQGAHSQIYHGIYKKEHAAVKFVKVRYNDQKGIPKSLLEAQFLREVTHLPRLHHQNVVKFIGAHKDTDFYCILTEYQQKGSLRVYLNKLESKPISLKRVIDFALDIARGMEYIHAQGIIHRDLKPENVLVDGEIRLKIADFGIACEASKCDSLRGTYRWMAPEMIKGKRYGRKVDVYSFGLILWELVSGTVPFEGLSPIQVAVAVADRNSRPIIPSHCPHVLSGLIKQCWELKPEKRPEFCQIVRVLEQLDQGCSFLPPKKLKQHPLSLRKW, from the coding sequence atgggGAAGTTATCAATCAAATTGCACGATAAGTGCAAGAACCGCAAGGAATCATCATCATGGCCATTAACAAAGTGTTTTCAGCATGGTAGTGGAAGAGATGATGCAATTGGAATTACACAAGAATGGGGTATTGACTTTTCTAATCTCTTCATTGGGCACAAGTTTTCTCAAGGTGCTCATAGTCAAATTTACCATGGTATATACAAAAAGGAACATGCTGCTGTTAAATTCGTCAAGGTTCGATATAATGATCAAAAGGGAATCCCAAAATCCCTTTTAGAGGCTCAATTTTTAAGAGAAGTCACACATCTACCTCGTCTCCACCATCAAAATGTTGTGAAGTTCATAGGCGCACACAAAGACACTGATTTTTATTGCATTCTCACGGAGTATCAGCAAAAGGGATCTTTAAGGGTGTATTTGAACAAGTTAGAGTCCAAGCCAATTTCTCTGAAGAGGGTGATAGATTTTGCTTTGGATATTGCTCGTGGAATGGAGTATATACATGCACAAGGGATCATTCATAGAGACCTTAAACCGGAGAATGTACTTGTTGATGGGGAAATTCGCCTCAAAATTGCTGATTTTGGCATTGCTTGTGAGGCTTCGAAGTGTGACTCCTTGAGGGGTACGTACCGTTGGATGGCGCCAGAGATGATCAAAGGCAAACGCTATGGGAGAAAGGTTGATGTGTACAGTTTTGGGCTTATCTTGTGGGAGTTGGTGAGTGGAACAGTACCATTTGAGGGCTTGAGTCCAATCCAGGTTGCTGTTGCTGTTGCAGATAGGAATTCAAGGCCAATTATTCCTTCACATTGCCCACATGTTTTGAGTGGTTTGATAAAGCAGTGTTGGGAATTGAAACCAGAGAAGAGGCCTGAGTTCTGCCAGATTGTTCGAGTTTTGGAGCAATTAGATCAAGGCTGCAGCTTCTTGCCCCCCAAGAAACTCAAGCAACACCCTCTTTCATTACGAAAATGGTAA